One segment of Paenibacillus sp. FSL R7-0337 DNA contains the following:
- a CDS encoding NAD(P)H-dependent oxidoreductase translates to MNTLVIYTHPNHKSLSYAFLKEVLRGSKENAKITEVKVLDLYETGFDPVLVFNENRRRRDMYREPELAEYREQLLWADQIVLVYPIWWGRPPAMLMGYIDRMFASGFAYRDKGGLLPEGLLKGKSVICISSMKGPTHYPLLWLGNSHKILMRKALFNYVGIRKVKFFEFGNMESKKGKQSKKLEQIYRYFKTVG, encoded by the coding sequence ATGAATACACTTGTGATCTACACCCATCCGAACCATAAGAGCCTGAGCTATGCCTTCCTGAAGGAAGTGCTGCGCGGCAGTAAGGAGAATGCCAAGATTACGGAAGTGAAGGTGCTTGATCTGTACGAGACCGGATTCGATCCGGTCCTGGTGTTCAATGAGAATCGGCGCAGACGGGATATGTACCGGGAACCGGAGCTTGCAGAGTACAGGGAGCAACTGCTATGGGCCGATCAGATCGTGCTGGTCTATCCGATCTGGTGGGGACGCCCGCCAGCGATGCTGATGGGCTACATCGACCGGATGTTTGCATCGGGCTTCGCCTACCGGGATAAGGGCGGACTTTTGCCTGAGGGGCTGCTCAAGGGGAAGAGCGTGATCTGCATTTCCAGCATGAAGGGGCCGACCCACTACCCGCTGCTGTGGCTGGGGAACTCGCATAAGATACTGATGCGCAAAGCCCTGTTCAACTATGTGGGCATCCGTAAGGTGAAGTTCTTCGAATTCGGTAACATGGAGAGCAAGAAGGGGAAGCAGAGCAAGAAGCTGGAGCAGATCTACCGCTATTTCAAGACAGTTGGCTGA
- a CDS encoding DHA2 family efflux MFS transporter permease subunit has product MENAPKGTNLIMAILIIGTMAGLLNQSSLNTALPNIMGEFQLSASTVQWLTTAFALVTGIVVPITAYLIQRFTTKQVFVFAMGMLSAGTLLCAVSPSFGLLLTGRIVQAVGVGIMLPLVQTLTFILIPVAKRGFTMGLIGLAINFAPAIGPVLNGWLVEDHSWRLLFYILAPCSLLLTLLGVFLVKNVTPQVKSKVDAISMTLSSLGFGGVLYGFSVSGSKGWGSTEVLISLAVGFIALCLFVWRQLTMENPLLELRVFTSPSFTLATVISMILMIIMLSAQLLLPLYMQTMLGYSALKSGLMLLPGAILICIMSPIAGKIFDKIGARTMVITGISLTVISALLFSNLTEHTSYTFLMVGYSLRMIGVSLTLLPVVTSGMNSLPPALIRHGIPVNTTLRTVAGSIGTALLVTIMTYSGGGLKQTGDVHSLIHGMNVASMVTTGAAVVALILSLLIKRKEAPAPAEIAAKGVAVK; this is encoded by the coding sequence TATGGGTGAGTTCCAGTTGTCTGCGAGCACCGTGCAGTGGTTAACGACCGCATTTGCACTGGTGACGGGTATTGTTGTTCCGATTACAGCTTATCTTATTCAGCGCTTCACGACGAAGCAGGTATTCGTCTTTGCGATGGGCATGCTGAGCGCGGGTACGCTTCTGTGTGCGGTTTCCCCGAGCTTCGGCCTGCTGCTCACCGGAAGAATTGTGCAGGCGGTCGGAGTGGGCATTATGCTTCCCCTGGTCCAGACCCTGACGTTCATTCTCATCCCGGTAGCCAAGCGCGGGTTCACGATGGGGCTGATCGGGCTGGCGATTAACTTCGCTCCGGCGATCGGACCTGTGCTGAACGGCTGGCTCGTGGAGGATCATTCCTGGCGCTTGTTGTTCTATATTCTGGCTCCTTGCTCGCTGCTGCTTACGCTCCTGGGCGTGTTTCTGGTGAAGAACGTGACGCCACAGGTGAAAAGCAAGGTGGATGCAATCTCCATGACCTTATCCTCGCTCGGCTTCGGCGGTGTGTTGTACGGATTCAGTGTCTCCGGCAGCAAAGGTTGGGGAAGTACGGAGGTGCTGATCTCCCTCGCGGTCGGGTTCATCGCGCTCTGCCTGTTCGTGTGGAGGCAGTTGACGATGGAGAATCCGCTGCTGGAGCTGCGGGTGTTCACCAGTCCCTCGTTTACCCTGGCTACGGTAATCAGTATGATCCTGATGATTATCATGCTGAGCGCACAGCTCCTGCTGCCGCTCTATATGCAGACCATGCTTGGCTATTCCGCGCTGAAGTCGGGTCTGATGCTGCTTCCAGGTGCGATTCTGATCTGTATTATGTCCCCTATCGCGGGGAAGATTTTTGACAAAATAGGTGCCAGAACGATGGTAATCACCGGAATCAGCCTGACGGTCATCTCTGCACTGTTGTTCTCCAATCTGACGGAGCATACGTCCTATACGTTCCTGATGGTGGGCTACTCCCTGCGGATGATCGGTGTCAGCCTGACCCTGCTGCCTGTCGTCACCAGCGGAATGAATTCTCTGCCGCCTGCTCTGATCCGTCATGGTATTCCTGTGAACACTACACTGCGTACTGTCGCTGGTTCCATTGGGACGGCTCTGCTTGTTACTATAATGACCTACAGCGGCGGCGGCCTGAAGCAGACAGGCGATGTCCATAGCTTAATTCACGGGATGAATGTGGCTTCTATGGTTACGACAGGAGCCGCAGTGGTTGCACTGATCCTGTCCTTGCTCATCAAGCGAAAGGAGGCTCCTGCGCCTGCGGAGATTGCAGCGAAGGGCGTTGCTGTGAAATAA
- a CDS encoding MarR family transcriptional regulator codes for MDNNHLFQKFIAFTAAVHQITNDISKDVNSDGLTPLQYKIVEYLAVSQPVTLSEISDCMNMSMPNTSRELKKLSEKGLCTRITDPADRRRQGITLSAAGESLMNEAFGQIAVRFEQRIAALSAEERKETEQALDLLQQKVFYLS; via the coding sequence ATGGACAACAACCATCTATTTCAGAAATTTATAGCCTTCACTGCCGCCGTCCATCAAATAACGAACGATATTTCCAAAGATGTGAACTCAGACGGCTTAACGCCGCTGCAATATAAGATTGTCGAATACCTCGCCGTCAGCCAGCCTGTTACCCTCAGCGAGATCAGCGACTGCATGAACATGTCAATGCCCAATACCAGCAGAGAGCTGAAGAAACTCAGCGAAAAAGGGCTATGTACCCGCATTACCGACCCCGCTGACCGCCGCAGACAGGGAATTACGCTCTCCGCCGCAGGCGAGTCGTTGATGAATGAGGCTTTCGGACAGATCGCTGTCCGGTTCGAGCAGCGTATTGCGGCTCTGAGCGCTGAGGAACGCAAAGAGACCGAGCAGGCGCTCGATCTCTTGCAGCAGAAGGTATTTTATTTGAGCTGA